One genomic segment of Primulina tabacum isolate GXHZ01 chromosome 9, ASM2559414v2, whole genome shotgun sequence includes these proteins:
- the LOC142556507 gene encoding nifU-like protein 1, chloroplastic, with protein sequence MASLFSQIIPPFSPNSRIQVSSSSLSLRFRRRLVKSGLYSAEHLELNAQNVDKVLDDVRPYLIADGGNIDVVSVNDGIVSLKLQGACGSCPSSTTTMKMGVERVLKEKFGDAIKDISQADESQGQATTVDSVNAHLDILRPAINNYGGSVQVISIVGGDCLVKYIGPPTIGSGIQAAIKERFPDILNVHFIT encoded by the exons ATGGCGTCCTTGTTCTCTCAGATAATCCCACCCTTTTCCCCAAACTCCAGAATTCAAGTATCATCCTCGTCGCTCTCTCTCAGATTCAGGCGACGTCTTGTTAAATCGGGATTGTACTCAGCCGAGCACTTGGAGCTCAACGCACAAAACGTGGACAAGGTTCTCGATGATGTCCGCCCCTACCTCATCGCAGACGGTGGTAACATCGACGTCGTATCGGTTAATGACGGCATAGTCTCGCTCAAGCTTCAAG GGGCGTGTGGAAGCTGTCCTAGCTCAACAACCACCATGAAAATGGGCGTGGAAAGGGTTCTCAAGGAAAAATTTGGGGACGCCATCAAGGATATCTCCCAAGCAGACGAATCCCAGGGCCAGGCGACAACCGTTGAT TCGGTGAACGCTCATCTGGACATTTTGAGGCCGGCTATTAACAACTATGGGGGAAGTGTACAAGTAATATCCATTGTCGGTGGGGATTGTCTCGTCAAGTATATCGGCCCCCCCACCATTGGCTCTGGAATTCAAGCTGCCATCAAAGAGAGATTTCCAGACATTCTCAATGTTCATTTCATTACATAG
- the LOC142556506 gene encoding SWR1-complex protein 4-like isoform X1 yields the protein MDAKDILGLPKSALPSQEKKSKAPRESQRKPDGISREVYALTGGMAPLMPAVDFSQLKRKAQPENEKITWQWLPFTNSARKDDLQLYHWVRVVNGVPPTGDYSFSKFNKSVDVIKYTDEEYEKCLTDPISDQRINLYRVWTKEETDQLFDMCQRFDLRFIVIADRFPSSKTVEELKNRYYSVSRAIMIARAPSLGDVAGHPLVKEPYNKSQEIERKRALSLVLSHTKQQERRDVEVLAEAKRISEARKTIKASREPELPVISDTGLVGTDMATVDADNVSPSMDPQFPPSMATNPVAEIASVISSLRMMRVYLRSYAHEQMVQAASSSAGLRTIKRVEQTLQDLGVNLKPRVPTKAVCSEHLELRKEILSLLNLQKQLLYKEAEGSSYRDGAYAETPGTPPKRSQRATELDRTFTPDPTSFLGERFGKGDQKRKGSGRLAEAPSSPAQSKRPRKFKASD from the exons ATGGATGCTAAAGACATCTTGGGGTTGCCCAAGAGTGCATTGCCATCACAAGAAAAGAAGTCCAAGGCTCCCAGAGAATCTCAGAGAAAACCTGATGGCATTTCACGCGAG GTTTACGCTCTTACAGGGGGGATGGCGCCTTTGATGCCCGCCGTTGATTTTAGTCAATTGAAACGAAAAGCGCAACCCGAAAACGAGAAG ATCACATGGCAATGGCTTCCTTTTACGAATTCTGCTAGGAAAGACGACTTGCAGCTCTATCATTGG GTTAGAGTTGTGAATGGTGTCCCACCAACGGGTGATTATTCATTTTCAAAGTTTAATAAG TCGGTTGATGTAATAAAGTACACCGACGAGGAGTACGAGAAGTGCTTGACTGATCCT ATTTCAGATCAAAGAATCAATTTGTACAGA GTATGGACAAAGGAAGAGACAGACCAATTATTTGATATGTGTCAGCGGTTCGATCTTCGCTTCATTGTGATAGCTGATAGGTTCCCTTCATCAAAAACTGTGGAGGAATTGAAGAATCGCTATTACAGTG TATCTCGAGCTATTATGATTGCTAGGGCTCCATCTCTAGGTGATGTTGCGGGACATCCTCTTGTTAAG GAACCATACAACAAGTCCCAAGAAATTGAGCGCAAGCGTGCATTGTCTTTGGTACTTTCTCACACAAAGCAGCAAGAGCGGAGAGATGTTGAG GTTCTTGCTGAAGCGAAGAGGATATCTGAGGCTCGAAAGACAATAAAG GCTTCCAGAGAGCCAGAATTGCCAGTTATTTCAGATACTGGACTGGTTGGTACTGATATGGCTACTGTTGATGCTGATAATGTTTCCCCTTCTATGGATCCCCAGTTTCCCCCTTCTATGGCCACAAATCCAGTGGCAGAAATTGCTTCAGTTATCTCTTCTCTTCGCATG ATGCGTGTCTACTTAAGATCATATGCACATGAGCAAATGGTGCAAGCTGCAAGTTCATCAGCAGGACTTAGGACTATTAAGCGGGTCGAGCAGACTTTGCAGGACCTTGGG GTGAATTTAAAACCTAGAGTTCCCACAAAGGCTGTATGCTCGGAGCATCTTGAACTAAGAAAGGAAATATTGAGTCTATTGAATCTTCAGAAACAG TTGCTATACAAGGAAGCAGAAGGATCATCATATCGTGATGGTGCATATGCTGAAACTCCTGGTACACCACCTAAG CGTTCACAGCGAGCTACAGAGCTTGATCGGACCTTTACACCTGATCCTACAAGTTTTTTAG GTGAAAGATTTGGCAAAGGGGATCAAAAGCGTAAG GGGAGTGGGAGATTAGCTGAAGCTCCATCATCACCTGCTCAATCCAAAAGGCCAAGGAAGTTCAAGGCCTCGGATTAA
- the LOC142556506 gene encoding SWR1-complex protein 4-like isoform X2, whose protein sequence is MDAKDILGLPKSALPSQEKKSKAPRESQRKPDGISREVYALTGGMAPLMPAVDFSQLKRKAQPENEKITWQWLPFTNSARKDDLQLYHWVRVVNGVPPTGDYSFSKFNKSVDVIKYTDEEYEKCLTDPVWTKEETDQLFDMCQRFDLRFIVIADRFPSSKTVEELKNRYYSVSRAIMIARAPSLGDVAGHPLVKEPYNKSQEIERKRALSLVLSHTKQQERRDVEVLAEAKRISEARKTIKASREPELPVISDTGLVGTDMATVDADNVSPSMDPQFPPSMATNPVAEIASVISSLRMMRVYLRSYAHEQMVQAASSSAGLRTIKRVEQTLQDLGVNLKPRVPTKAVCSEHLELRKEILSLLNLQKQLLYKEAEGSSYRDGAYAETPGTPPKRSQRATELDRTFTPDPTSFLGERFGKGDQKRKGSGRLAEAPSSPAQSKRPRKFKASD, encoded by the exons ATGGATGCTAAAGACATCTTGGGGTTGCCCAAGAGTGCATTGCCATCACAAGAAAAGAAGTCCAAGGCTCCCAGAGAATCTCAGAGAAAACCTGATGGCATTTCACGCGAG GTTTACGCTCTTACAGGGGGGATGGCGCCTTTGATGCCCGCCGTTGATTTTAGTCAATTGAAACGAAAAGCGCAACCCGAAAACGAGAAG ATCACATGGCAATGGCTTCCTTTTACGAATTCTGCTAGGAAAGACGACTTGCAGCTCTATCATTGG GTTAGAGTTGTGAATGGTGTCCCACCAACGGGTGATTATTCATTTTCAAAGTTTAATAAG TCGGTTGATGTAATAAAGTACACCGACGAGGAGTACGAGAAGTGCTTGACTGATCCT GTATGGACAAAGGAAGAGACAGACCAATTATTTGATATGTGTCAGCGGTTCGATCTTCGCTTCATTGTGATAGCTGATAGGTTCCCTTCATCAAAAACTGTGGAGGAATTGAAGAATCGCTATTACAGTG TATCTCGAGCTATTATGATTGCTAGGGCTCCATCTCTAGGTGATGTTGCGGGACATCCTCTTGTTAAG GAACCATACAACAAGTCCCAAGAAATTGAGCGCAAGCGTGCATTGTCTTTGGTACTTTCTCACACAAAGCAGCAAGAGCGGAGAGATGTTGAG GTTCTTGCTGAAGCGAAGAGGATATCTGAGGCTCGAAAGACAATAAAG GCTTCCAGAGAGCCAGAATTGCCAGTTATTTCAGATACTGGACTGGTTGGTACTGATATGGCTACTGTTGATGCTGATAATGTTTCCCCTTCTATGGATCCCCAGTTTCCCCCTTCTATGGCCACAAATCCAGTGGCAGAAATTGCTTCAGTTATCTCTTCTCTTCGCATG ATGCGTGTCTACTTAAGATCATATGCACATGAGCAAATGGTGCAAGCTGCAAGTTCATCAGCAGGACTTAGGACTATTAAGCGGGTCGAGCAGACTTTGCAGGACCTTGGG GTGAATTTAAAACCTAGAGTTCCCACAAAGGCTGTATGCTCGGAGCATCTTGAACTAAGAAAGGAAATATTGAGTCTATTGAATCTTCAGAAACAG TTGCTATACAAGGAAGCAGAAGGATCATCATATCGTGATGGTGCATATGCTGAAACTCCTGGTACACCACCTAAG CGTTCACAGCGAGCTACAGAGCTTGATCGGACCTTTACACCTGATCCTACAAGTTTTTTAG GTGAAAGATTTGGCAAAGGGGATCAAAAGCGTAAG GGGAGTGGGAGATTAGCTGAAGCTCCATCATCACCTGCTCAATCCAAAAGGCCAAGGAAGTTCAAGGCCTCGGATTAA